Genomic DNA from Sphingobium sp. WTD-1:
AGAAACGCTCGCGCAGCGCCTGATTCCATTCAAAGCCGCCGGCCGCCAGCACCACGCCATGGCGCGCGCCAATCTGCTGCCCCTGCCCGAAGCGACGGACGGTGATGCCCGACACGCGGCCGTCGGCACCCAGTGTCAGCCCCTCTAGCGCGGTTTCCAGCCGCAGTTCGACGCCGCGCGCGAACAATTGCTGGTAGAGCGCGCCCATCAGCCCCGCCCCCTGGGTGAAGCGCCGATCCCGCGCCGACAGCCGCCGCGTGCCGATGTCGAGCCAGTAGCGCGCAATCATCTTCGCCGCGGTCCAGCGCCAGCCGCGCTGCTGCATCATCAGCGCGAAGGTCTGGCCAAGGTCCATCGCATAGCGGCGGAACAGCGTGAACCGGCTATATTGGGCACGCATCAGCGGATAGCGATCATCACCCAATTGCCGCCCGTCGAAGGTGGGGCAGATGATCGAGCGATCCGCCCGCGCGCCCGGCGCATCGGGAAAATAATCGGGCCAGGCCGCCGCCATCACCGGCACGCCGCTGTCCTTGAGGAAGCGCAGCATTTCCGGCGCGCGATCGACATAGGCGGCCAGCCGTTCCGCATCGACCGGCACGCCAATGACGCTGCGCAGATAGCGCAACGCCTCGGCCGCGCTGTCGCCCTGGTCGCCGTCCAGCCCATGGCCGGGCACCCACATCACCCCGCCCGAGGTCGCGGACGTGCCGCCAAATTGATGCGCCTTCTCCACGATCAGGACGGAGAGGCCGAGATCGGTGCCCCGCAAGGCTGCCATGGCGCCGGCCGCGCCCGATCCGACGACGATGAGGTCGAAGCTGTCCATCATCAGAAGCTCGGCACCGCGTCGAGATGCGATCCGGGCGGGAAGCAGAAATATTCGAGATAATGACCCAGATTCGCCCGCGCATCGAAATAGGCATAGGTGCCGCCCATCGTGTCCCAGGCGATCGGCATCGCCCAGCGGGCTTTGGCCGCCGCGACCGCCGCATCAAAGGCGGCGCGATCGCCGAAATGCCGGCCCTGATGATGATAATGAAGGCCAAAGCCCTCCGCCGGCAGGCCCCATTGATAGACGGCGATGTCGCCCGACAGGGGCTGGATGATCTCGAACTGCAGTTCATCCCTGGTCGCCAGCGCGAAATGGGCGACCGCCTGCCGGTCCTGCCCGGTGTCGAACAGCGCATCGGGCATTTCCATATAATGGCCGATGCCGTGCAGCGCGCCAATCTCGTCCATCGCCCGGCGCCAGTCGGTGGTCACATAGGCATGCTGATAATAGTCACGGCGCACGGATCGCCCTCTCCCGCTCTGTTCTTCTGCCGGCCACTATCGAAGGCGGGGCAACGAAGCGGAATGACCCGAGCGGCAGCGCCGCTTGCACCGGCACGCGCATCGGGTTGCGGGCAATTGCCGTGCCCGCCGGCCCATGATGAATGGGGCCATGACCATGCTGACCTTCACTGCTGTCGCCCATGTCGACGATGTGCCGCCAGGCACCACCAGGGCCGTCGCCGTCGACGGCGAGAGCATTCTCCTGTGCCACAGCAATGGCCGGCTGTTCGCGGTCGCCAATCGCTGCTCCCATGCCGACGAGCCACTCGCCTGCGGCCGGGTGCGCGCGGGCTGGATCGCCTGCCCGGTCCATGGCGCGCGCTTCGACCTGGAAACCGGCCGCGCCATGAACCCGCCGGCGAAGGCACCCATCAGGGTCTATGAATTGCGGATTGTGGACGACCGGATCGAGATCGCGCGCTAGTCCCTGCGCGGCTGCATCAGCGCCAGGAAATCGGCCAGCGCGAGCCGCGCATCGAGCTGGGTAAAGAGCCGGATCGACCGGCCGGGGATTTCCGCGCCATAGCGGGAATCGTCCAGCAGGCGCCGACCGGCGATGATCGACGAGGCGCTGCTCTCCGCAGACACGGACGTCAGCAACACCATCGGGCTATCGCCCAGAGTGATGGCGCCGCCCAGCTGGACGAAAGGCGGCAGATCGGCATAGCGGCCATAGAGCCATGCGGTCGTCGCCGACATCGGCTGCAAGGTCGCCGTCATTTCCGCCACCGACATCTGCAACTGGCGATAGGCGCCGGCCGCTATCTGCCAGATCGGCATGCGGCTCCGTTCGATCACGGCGCGCGCGGCTTCCAGATCGGTGGACAGATTATATTCGGTGCCGCCCTGCGGATAATCGGCGCCGCCGATCCACACCAGGGTCATGCGATCGGCGATCGCCGGCTCCAGCTGCAGCGCCTGGGCGAGATTGGTGAGCGGCCCGCCGCAGGTGAAGAAGAGCGGCAGCGGATCGTCCCGCATCGCCTCCGCCACGATCGCCCGTGCCGCCGCCGATGCCTGTGCCCCGGCGACGCCGAACT
This window encodes:
- a CDS encoding non-heme iron oxygenase ferredoxin subunit; this translates as MTMLTFTAVAHVDDVPPGTTRAVAVDGESILLCHSNGRLFAVANRCSHADEPLACGRVRAGWIACPVHGARFDLETGRAMNPPAKAPIRVYELRIVDDRIEIAR
- a CDS encoding nucleoside hydrolase; this encodes MQTGIDRRGFIAAGAGLLIGTAARSALPVIRQSHKARIIIDNDFAGDPDGLIALAHQLATKAARPVLVTTSALDAKLAALGGQPAGATAAAGKQAAIDLMKIMGLTNLCPVIAGSEQFGVAGAQASAAARAIVAEAMRDDPLPLFFTCGGPLTNLAQALQLEPAIADRMTLVWIGGADYPQGGTEYNLSTDLEAARAVIERSRMPIWQIAAGAYRQLQMSVAEMTATLQPMSATTAWLYGRYADLPPFVQLGGAITLGDSPMVLLTSVSAESSASSIIAGRRLLDDSRYGAEIPGRSIRLFTQLDARLALADFLALMQPRRD